One Virgibacillus proomii DNA window includes the following coding sequences:
- the rbsD gene encoding D-ribose pyranase: MKKTGILNRYISIVLSKLGHTDTIIIADCGLPIPDDTICIDVSLHLGEPPLWKVLEELMEHIVVEKITMATEMKTNNLNLHDEIITTYSDIEMDYMSHDELKACIKNTKAVIRTGEATPYANVILQAGVIF; encoded by the coding sequence TTGAAGAAGACAGGTATTTTGAATCGATATATATCAATTGTACTATCCAAACTAGGGCATACAGATACAATAATTATTGCAGATTGCGGTTTACCTATCCCTGACGATACCATATGTATTGATGTTTCCCTTCATCTCGGAGAGCCACCGCTATGGAAAGTGTTGGAAGAGCTGATGGAGCATATAGTTGTAGAAAAAATTACAATGGCAACGGAAATGAAAACGAATAATCTTAATTTACATGATGAAATAATAACTACCTATTCGGATATTGAAATGGATTATATGTCACATGACGAACTTAAAGCTTGTATTAAGAACACAAAAGCAGTTATTCGAACAGGAGAGGCAACACCTTATGCAAATGTTATATTGCAAGCTGGTGTGATTTTCTGA
- a CDS encoding HAD-IIB family hydrolase: protein MLGLSTYSYFKKEIHYGNVNKISFISNEEHPFHTITNKFSKCFTIYRTNVPRFGKNSGEIAVKGVDKAQAVQFVLKQLNIPKHNTMAYGDGDNDIKMFEAVNYGVAMENATKNLKRIAKEITSRAEGDGIFLSFQRNQLISP from the coding sequence TTGCTAGGCCTGAGTACTTATAGCTACTTCAAAAAAGAAATTCACTATGGAAATGTCAATAAAATATCGTTTATTAGTAATGAAGAGCATCCATTTCATACGATTACCAATAAATTTAGTAAGTGTTTTACAATATATCGAACAAATGTTCCCCGATTTGGAAAGAATAGTGGAGAGATTGCCGTAAAGGGAGTAGATAAAGCTCAAGCTGTTCAGTTTGTTTTGAAGCAGTTAAACATCCCCAAACACAATACAATGGCATATGGAGATGGAGACAATGATATTAAAATGTTTGAAGCAGTTAACTATGGTGTTGCTATGGAAAATGCCACAAAAAATCTAAAAAGAATTGCTAAAGAAATTACTTCAAGAGCAGAAGGTGATGGAATTTTCCTTAGCTTTCAACGAAATCAGTTAATTTCACCATAA
- a CDS encoding uracil-DNA glycosylase — MKKQILFNDWEPLLKEEFEKPYYRKLREFLKREYATRTVYPDMYDIFNALHYTPFEKVKVAILGQDPYHGPNQAHGLSFSVKKGVAIPPSLKNMFIEMQSDLGHPIPSHGYLVKWAEQGVLLLNNVLTVRRGQAHSHRGMGWEQFTDRVIQLLNQKSDPIVYILWGSAAQKKQALIDTTKHYIIKAPHPSPLSAYRGFFGSKPFSKTNAVLKQLGKEEIDWQIDD; from the coding sequence ATGAAAAAGCAAATTTTATTTAATGATTGGGAGCCTTTATTAAAGGAAGAGTTTGAAAAGCCATACTATCGAAAGTTGCGGGAGTTTTTGAAACGGGAATATGCAACACGTACGGTCTATCCAGATATGTATGATATTTTTAATGCACTTCACTATACACCTTTTGAAAAGGTAAAAGTGGCAATTTTAGGTCAGGATCCTTATCATGGCCCTAATCAGGCGCATGGTTTGAGTTTTTCGGTTAAAAAAGGAGTTGCAATTCCACCGTCCTTAAAAAATATGTTTATCGAAATGCAAAGTGATCTAGGTCATCCAATCCCTAGCCATGGCTACCTTGTAAAATGGGCGGAACAAGGTGTGCTTCTGCTTAACAATGTATTAACGGTGAGAAGGGGGCAAGCACATTCTCACCGAGGTATGGGCTGGGAGCAATTTACGGATCGTGTTATACAATTATTGAATCAAAAGTCGGATCCTATTGTCTATATTTTATGGGGATCTGCTGCCCAAAAAAAGCAAGCACTAATTGATACAACGAAACATTATATTATAAAAGCACCACATCCTAGTCCGTTATCTGCATATCGAGGTTTTTTTGGCAGTAAACCATTTTCTAAAACGAATGCCGTATTGAAGCAATTAGGTAAAGAAGAAATTGATTGGCAAATTGATGATTAA
- a CDS encoding ABC transporter permease subunit, translated as MKRFNGINIAKLGPLLGLILITAVLGVMSENFFTLNNLFNLLRQVSVNALIAFGMTFVILTAGIDLSVGSILALGSALTAGMLVNGIDPLLAVLIGLFIGLVLGAVNGLIITKGKVAPFIATLATMTIFRGATLVYTDGKPITGLSDSFMFEMIGRGYVFGIPFPAILMIIVFAILFFVLRNTVFGRQVYAIGGNEEASILSGIKAERVKIWVYSLTGMLSVLAGIIITSRLDSAQPTAGTMYELDAIAAVVIGGTSLSGGKGRIVGTLIGALIIGVIDNGLNLLNVSSFYQQIVKGGVILLAVLLDRNSK; from the coding sequence ATGAAGAGGTTCAACGGAATAAATATAGCAAAGCTGGGACCTCTGCTTGGTTTAATACTTATTACTGCTGTTTTAGGAGTGATGAGTGAGAACTTTTTTACGTTAAATAATCTCTTTAATTTATTGAGGCAAGTTTCTGTGAATGCATTGATTGCTTTTGGAATGACATTTGTTATTTTAACAGCAGGTATCGATCTTTCAGTGGGATCTATTTTAGCTTTGGGAAGTGCACTTACAGCTGGAATGTTAGTAAATGGAATAGACCCATTACTAGCAGTACTTATTGGTCTTTTTATCGGTTTAGTTCTTGGTGCTGTAAATGGACTGATTATTACCAAAGGAAAGGTAGCACCTTTTATTGCGACATTAGCAACGATGACTATTTTTCGTGGAGCAACACTTGTTTATACAGATGGGAAGCCAATTACCGGTTTATCTGATAGTTTTATGTTTGAAATGATTGGTCGAGGCTATGTATTTGGAATTCCGTTTCCAGCGATTTTAATGATTATCGTGTTTGCTATTTTATTTTTCGTTCTAAGGAACACGGTATTTGGTCGGCAAGTGTACGCTATTGGTGGCAATGAAGAAGCTTCGATCTTATCCGGTATAAAAGCAGAGCGGGTAAAGATTTGGGTTTATTCTTTAACAGGTATGCTATCCGTATTGGCAGGTATTATTATTACAAGTCGGCTGGATTCCGCACAACCAACAGCTGGAACGATGTACGAGTTAGATGCTATTGCTGCAGTTGTCATTGGCGGTACAAGTCTCTCGGGTGGCAAGGGAAGGATTGTAGGTACGCTTATCGGAGCGTTAATTATCGGCGTCATTGATAACGGTCTAAATTTATTAAATGTCTCCTCATTTTACCAACAAATTGTTAAAGGTGGCGTGATTTTACTAGCAGTACTCTTAGATAGAAATTCGAAATAA
- the argH gene encoding argininosuccinate lyase: MKLWGGRFTKAEDKLMEQFNSSLTEDMVLVDEDIQGSIAHAEMLVHCKILTREDGEEIIRGLYSIWNEIRSGKLKIEGDHEDIHSFVEATLTARIGEAGKKLHTSRSRNDQVATDLKLYAKKQAKSVIDCLQALKNSLKEKALENNNVIMPGYTHLQRAQVVTFGYHLRAYIEMFSRDEQRLKHTIEILNENPLGSGALAGTTHDIDRDITTKKLRFHKPTANFMDGVSDRDFIIELLSDFSIIMMHLSRLSEELILWSSQEFSFIKIDDAYATGSSIMPQKKNPDAAELIRGKTGKIYGALISTLTTMKGLPLSYNKDMQEVKLPMFQAVDEVLLSLQIMDKMIATLQVNGDEMKKAIKAGFLNATEVADYLVKKGVPFRDAHGIVGAIVLYCEEKGNSIEDLTLEELTSFSEFITEDIYDYVNYSSLLNRGNKKEMIE; the protein is encoded by the coding sequence ATGAAGCTGTGGGGCGGGCGATTTACTAAAGCAGAGGATAAATTAATGGAACAATTTAATAGTTCATTAACTGAAGATATGGTACTAGTAGATGAAGATATCCAGGGGAGTATCGCACATGCAGAAATGTTAGTGCATTGTAAAATTTTAACTAGAGAAGATGGTGAAGAGATCATTCGTGGTCTTTATTCTATTTGGAATGAAATTCGTAGTGGGAAGTTAAAAATAGAAGGAGATCATGAAGATATTCATAGCTTTGTCGAGGCAACGCTGACAGCAAGAATAGGGGAAGCAGGCAAAAAACTTCACACTTCACGGAGCAGAAATGATCAAGTAGCAACAGATTTGAAACTCTATGCAAAAAAGCAGGCAAAATCTGTAATAGATTGTCTGCAAGCGTTGAAGAACAGTCTAAAGGAAAAGGCACTTGAGAACAATAACGTAATCATGCCCGGGTACACACATCTCCAACGTGCCCAAGTAGTAACCTTTGGCTATCATTTACGCGCATATATAGAAATGTTTTCCAGAGACGAACAGCGGCTTAAACATACGATTGAGATTTTAAATGAAAACCCGCTAGGATCAGGAGCGTTAGCTGGTACAACTCATGATATTGATCGAGACATTACGACTAAAAAGCTAAGATTCCATAAACCAACAGCTAATTTTATGGATGGGGTAAGTGACCGGGATTTTATTATCGAACTTTTATCTGATTTTTCCATCATTATGATGCATTTAAGCAGATTAAGTGAAGAATTGATATTATGGAGTAGTCAAGAATTCTCATTTATTAAAATAGATGATGCATATGCGACCGGCAGCAGTATTATGCCACAGAAGAAAAATCCCGATGCAGCAGAATTGATTCGAGGAAAAACAGGAAAGATATATGGTGCACTTATTTCTACACTTACAACAATGAAAGGCTTGCCGCTTTCCTATAATAAAGATATGCAGGAAGTAAAGCTGCCCATGTTCCAAGCTGTGGATGAGGTGCTGCTTTCCCTACAGATAATGGATAAAATGATTGCTACTTTGCAAGTAAATGGAGACGAAATGAAAAAAGCGATTAAAGCAGGCTTTTTAAATGCAACAGAAGTAGCTGATTATTTAGTAAAAAAAGGTGTTCCATTTAGAGATGCCCACGGGATTGTCGGAGCCATTGTTTTGTACTGTGAAGAAAAGGGGAACAGTATTGAGGATTTAACATTAGAAGAGTTAACGTCGTTTAGTGAGTTCATCACAGAAGACATTTATGATTATGTGAATTATTCGTCCCTGCTAAACCGGGGAAATAAAAAAGAAATGATAGAATAG
- the rbsB gene encoding ribose ABC transporter substrate-binding protein RbsB yields MMKWLKGLLIAAAMLIVLGACSTEGPKDAEGKKDGEDKDSVKIGLSISTLNNPFFVTLRDGAENAAKEAGYELVTADAQNDPSTQLSDIEDLLQQDIDILLVNPVDSEAVVTAVESANKADVPVITVDRSSDGGEVVTHIASDNIAGGEMAGEFIAEQLGEKGNIVELEGISGSSAARERGEGFHNIIDKLDEMEVVAKQTADFDRTKGLSVMENIIQGKNDFVALFAHNDEMALGAIEALESQNKLEDVIVVGFDATEDAVKAVEDGRMAATIAQQPEIIGQRGVEAAGKIVKGEEVEEFIPVELKLITK; encoded by the coding sequence ATGATGAAATGGTTGAAAGGGTTGCTGATTGCTGCTGCTATGTTAATCGTTTTAGGGGCTTGCTCCACAGAGGGTCCTAAAGATGCAGAAGGGAAGAAAGACGGGGAAGATAAGGATAGCGTAAAAATTGGTTTATCTATTTCTACATTAAACAACCCGTTTTTTGTTACGCTACGTGATGGAGCAGAAAATGCAGCCAAGGAAGCGGGATATGAACTGGTTACCGCAGATGCTCAAAATGATCCATCTACCCAATTAAGTGATATTGAAGATTTGTTACAGCAGGATATTGATATATTGCTTGTAAACCCTGTAGATTCAGAGGCAGTTGTTACAGCGGTTGAATCAGCAAATAAAGCAGACGTACCAGTTATTACAGTAGACAGGAGCTCAGATGGCGGGGAGGTTGTAACGCATATAGCTTCTGATAATATCGCTGGTGGGGAAATGGCTGGAGAATTTATTGCAGAACAGCTAGGGGAAAAAGGTAATATTGTAGAATTAGAAGGTATATCTGGGTCGTCAGCTGCCAGAGAAAGAGGAGAAGGATTCCATAATATTATTGATAAATTGGATGAAATGGAAGTTGTTGCTAAGCAGACAGCTGATTTTGACCGAACAAAAGGTTTATCTGTCATGGAAAATATCATACAAGGCAAAAATGATTTTGTTGCATTATTTGCGCATAATGATGAAATGGCATTAGGCGCAATCGAAGCGTTGGAATCACAAAACAAGCTAGAAGATGTAATTGTTGTAGGCTTTGATGCAACAGAGGATGCAGTTAAAGCTGTTGAAGACGGAAGAATGGCTGCTACGATAGCGCAACAACCCGAAATTATTGGTCAACGTGGTGTAGAAGCAGCAGGAAAGATTGTCAAAGGTGAAGAAGTAGAAGAATTTATCCCTGTTGAATTGAAATTAATTACTAAATAA
- a CDS encoding glycosyltransferase family 8 protein, whose product MNILVTINSNYIHPLKVMLHSLFINHSNDKFCIYLMHSSLKDRELTMLNNFIESRNQQLKIITVDSDQFANAPVVKHFSVEMYYRLLAYKFLPPSIDRVLYLDPDMIIINSIRELYYLDLTGYLYAAAYHDRTPITNINKLRLKPYNIKAYYNSGVLLLNLNEQRQKISEKKIFEFVEKNKKKLILPDQDILNGLYSKQIKNVEETLYNFDARFYYYYKMVSKNKVDMDFIINHTAIIHFCGKKKPWYKNYYGSFHSLYKHYERQVNLS is encoded by the coding sequence ATGAATATTCTAGTCACGATTAATTCCAATTATATTCATCCTCTTAAAGTAATGCTCCATTCCTTATTTATAAATCATTCGAACGATAAATTTTGCATTTATTTAATGCACTCATCATTGAAGGATAGAGAGCTTACCATGTTAAATAACTTTATAGAAAGCAGAAATCAACAACTCAAAATTATTACGGTCGATAGTGACCAATTTGCAAATGCACCTGTAGTCAAGCATTTTTCAGTAGAAATGTATTATCGCCTATTAGCGTATAAATTCTTACCACCTTCGATTGACCGGGTACTCTATCTTGACCCTGATATGATCATTATTAACTCTATTCGAGAGCTGTATTATCTTGATCTGACTGGTTATTTGTATGCTGCTGCATATCATGACAGAACTCCAATTACAAATATAAATAAACTTAGATTAAAACCATATAATATAAAAGCTTATTATAATTCTGGTGTACTCCTATTAAATTTAAATGAACAGCGTCAGAAAATATCGGAGAAAAAAATTTTTGAATTTGTTGAAAAAAATAAGAAGAAGCTTATTCTGCCAGATCAGGATATTTTAAATGGCTTATATTCAAAGCAGATAAAAAATGTGGAAGAAACTTTATATAACTTTGATGCTAGATTTTATTATTATTATAAAATGGTGAGTAAAAATAAAGTAGATATGGATTTTATCATTAATCATACGGCTATTATTCATTTTTGCGGTAAGAAAAAGCCTTGGTATAAAAATTATTATGGAAGCTTTCATTCTTTGTATAAGCATTATGAACGACAGGTTAACCTATCATAA
- a CDS encoding LacI family DNA-binding transcriptional regulator → MATIRDVAKLANVSTATVSRVLNNQGYVNNETRKRVNDAIKQLNYRPNDVARSLFKGRSKMIALFVPDIKNPFFPELARAVEDVTNKHNYTFVLCNTDDNLDKEITYLNGLQQKSVDGLIMVSSTISQEDIKNISVPIISLDRKFSSEVSSVTVNNRKGAEIATRYLKSIGCKRIAHICGPQSASNSMDRLKGYLDVVKHESWFLSSYVVSGDYRFQQSFEITREMLTQHPEIDGIFVGNDLMAVGVLKATKSLKIKVPEELSIIGFDGISIGETTTPTLTTMQQPIYKLGVRAAQILLDHINNPNHDIIQEEWDVTLIKRDSTK, encoded by the coding sequence ATGGCAACGATTAGGGATGTGGCGAAATTAGCTAATGTGTCAACCGCAACAGTTTCCAGAGTTTTAAATAATCAAGGTTATGTAAACAACGAAACAAGAAAGCGAGTCAATGATGCTATTAAGCAGCTAAACTATCGACCGAATGATGTTGCAAGAAGTCTTTTTAAAGGACGCTCTAAGATGATTGCTTTATTTGTTCCCGATATTAAAAATCCTTTTTTTCCAGAGCTTGCTCGGGCAGTGGAAGATGTAACGAATAAGCATAACTACACATTTGTACTTTGCAATACAGATGATAACCTCGATAAAGAAATCACTTATTTAAATGGTTTACAGCAAAAGTCTGTAGATGGACTAATTATGGTGTCAAGTACGATTTCTCAAGAAGATATAAAGAATATTTCGGTTCCTATAATTTCACTTGACCGTAAGTTTAGTTCAGAAGTTTCATCCGTAACTGTAAATAACCGGAAAGGTGCTGAAATTGCAACTCGCTACTTAAAATCCATTGGATGCAAACGAATTGCGCATATTTGTGGTCCCCAGTCTGCCAGCAACTCAATGGATCGTTTAAAAGGCTACCTTGATGTCGTTAAACATGAAAGCTGGTTTTTATCCAGTTACGTCGTATCTGGCGATTATCGCTTTCAACAATCATTTGAAATTACGAGGGAGATGCTAACACAACATCCGGAAATTGATGGAATTTTTGTTGGAAATGATTTAATGGCGGTAGGGGTTTTGAAAGCAACAAAATCTTTAAAAATCAAAGTACCTGAAGAATTATCAATTATTGGTTTTGATGGTATATCCATAGGGGAAACAACCACTCCAACCTTAACTACCATGCAGCAACCGATTTATAAGCTTGGTGTTCGAGCAGCACAAATACTATTAGATCATATTAATAATCCAAATCACGACATTATTCAAGAAGAATGGGATGTTACACTAATTAAACGCGATTCGACAAAATGA
- a CDS encoding AbgT family transporter: MKEKKNLFQKFLNGIERVGNKLPDPFILFIALAIIVIIASSIFSMFNASVIHPGSGEELPIKNLASGEGIQFILTSMLENFTGFAPLGLVLAMMLGIGLAEKVGLLDYAIRKTILKSPPALVTYTVVFVGILGNLASDAAMVLIPPLAAMVFYKIERHPLAGLVAGYAATGAGFTANLFIAGTDAILAGISTEAAAIIDDSIVVTPIDNWYFNIVSVFVITIVGGLITDKLIEPRLGTYKGGVVDNVDEEDHPKAKKAFILALIAGVMYIAMIVTAIFIPNSPLRNEDGGLAPSPFLDGIVPLILFFFIIIGVTYGITVGKIKSSKDISKYMAESMKDMAGYIVLIFAIAQFISYFNWSNIGTWVAVNGAEILKEINFTGIWLIIGYILFTATLNFLITSGSAKWALEAPVFIPMFMQLGYSPAFTQAAYRIADSSTNIVTPLMPYMVIILAFMQKYDKKAGVGTFISLMIPYSAAFLFTWIILILIFYYAGIPFGPGVTPFL; this comes from the coding sequence ATGAAAGAAAAGAAAAACCTGTTTCAAAAGTTTCTTAACGGTATTGAGAGGGTAGGTAATAAACTTCCCGATCCATTTATCTTATTTATTGCTTTAGCAATTATTGTTATCATCGCATCCTCCATCTTTAGTATGTTTAATGCCTCTGTAATCCATCCAGGTTCTGGAGAAGAACTTCCAATCAAGAATTTAGCATCTGGAGAAGGAATTCAATTTATATTGACCTCCATGCTAGAGAACTTTACAGGTTTTGCTCCGTTAGGATTAGTCCTTGCTATGATGCTTGGGATTGGCTTAGCTGAAAAAGTAGGTTTATTAGATTATGCAATTAGAAAAACAATTTTAAAATCGCCACCAGCGCTTGTTACGTATACTGTTGTGTTTGTCGGAATTTTAGGTAACCTTGCTTCTGATGCTGCAATGGTTTTAATTCCACCGTTAGCAGCGATGGTTTTTTATAAAATCGAACGTCATCCACTTGCTGGATTAGTAGCCGGTTATGCGGCAACAGGAGCAGGATTTACGGCTAATTTATTTATTGCCGGAACAGATGCAATATTAGCTGGAATTTCGACGGAAGCAGCTGCAATTATAGATGATTCTATTGTTGTGACGCCAATTGATAACTGGTATTTTAATATTGTTTCTGTATTTGTAATTACGATTGTAGGCGGACTTATTACAGATAAGCTTATTGAACCAAGACTAGGTACGTATAAAGGAGGAGTCGTTGACAACGTAGATGAGGAAGATCATCCGAAAGCAAAAAAGGCATTTATTCTTGCATTAATTGCAGGAGTTATGTATATAGCAATGATAGTAACAGCTATATTTATTCCAAACAGTCCATTGAGAAATGAAGATGGCGGACTAGCCCCATCGCCATTTTTAGATGGTATTGTACCACTAATTTTATTTTTCTTCATTATTATCGGAGTTACTTACGGCATTACAGTTGGAAAAATTAAATCTAGCAAAGATATTAGCAAGTACATGGCGGAATCGATGAAAGATATGGCAGGGTATATAGTATTAATCTTTGCGATTGCACAGTTTATCAGTTATTTTAATTGGTCAAATATTGGTACATGGGTTGCCGTAAATGGTGCAGAAATTTTAAAAGAAATAAACTTTACCGGCATTTGGTTGATCATTGGTTATATTCTTTTTACCGCTACATTAAATTTCCTAATCACGTCTGGATCAGCTAAATGGGCATTGGAGGCTCCGGTATTTATTCCAATGTTTATGCAACTAGGTTACAGCCCTGCGTTTACACAAGCAGCATACCGTATTGCAGACTCGTCTACGAATATTGTCACACCATTAATGCCATATATGGTCATTATTTTAGCGTTTATGCAAAAATACGATAAAAAGGCCGGTGTTGGTACATTTATTTCACTTATGATACCTTACTCCGCTGCATTTTTATTTACATGGATTATCTTAATTTTAATTTTCTATTATGCAGGCATACCGTTTGGTCCTGGTGTCACCCCATTTTTATAA
- a CDS encoding sugar ABC transporter ATP-binding protein — protein MTDKSFIVMKDISKSFSGNQVLRQVDFRIKRGEIHALMGENGAGKSTLVKILTGIYQKDEGEIFLEGEKITFTNPKEAEEKGISMIHQELNIIPQLSVMENMFLGKEITYGKTGILNKQEMKQRTKESLAKLGVESISPEDIAGNLSVGQQQMIEIARTLATNAELLVMDEPTAALTDREIERFFNVIKKLKAEGVSIIYISHRMEEIFEICDRITVLRDGEYIGTEKIADTSFQAIVKMMVGREIGERYPTRSNSIGDTVFEAKALACDNIVNDVSFFVKQGEILGVAGLMGAGRSELMEAIFGFRKLTKGTIYINGKKVDIKHPNDAVKAGIGFITEDRKSKGLVIDASIKENIALTNLKTLSKKGVIYKRKERDLVKRLMEKLKVRATSEEQIVKSLSGGNQQKVVLAKWLGIRPKILILDEPTRGVDIGAKKEIYTIINELSKNGVAIIMVSSELPEVLGVSDRVMVMHEGKITAFFDRTEADQEKIMMAATGGGQT, from the coding sequence ATGACTGATAAATCGTTTATTGTCATGAAGGATATCAGCAAATCTTTTTCTGGCAATCAAGTATTACGACAGGTCGATTTTAGAATAAAACGTGGAGAAATTCACGCCTTAATGGGAGAAAATGGAGCAGGAAAGTCAACATTAGTAAAGATTTTAACAGGAATTTACCAAAAAGATGAAGGTGAAATTTTTTTAGAAGGAGAAAAGATAACGTTTACTAATCCAAAGGAAGCTGAAGAAAAAGGAATTAGTATGATCCATCAGGAATTAAATATTATCCCCCAGTTAAGCGTAATGGAAAATATGTTTTTAGGAAAAGAAATAACTTATGGAAAAACTGGAATTCTAAATAAGCAAGAAATGAAACAAAGAACAAAAGAGAGTTTAGCTAAATTGGGAGTAGAGTCTATTTCTCCAGAAGATATAGCTGGCAATTTATCTGTTGGGCAACAACAAATGATTGAAATCGCTCGTACTTTAGCAACAAATGCGGAGCTGCTTGTAATGGACGAGCCTACTGCAGCATTAACAGACCGAGAGATTGAGAGGTTTTTTAATGTAATTAAAAAGCTAAAAGCCGAAGGTGTCAGTATTATTTATATTTCTCATCGCATGGAGGAGATTTTTGAAATATGTGATCGTATAACAGTGCTTCGGGATGGTGAGTACATCGGAACAGAAAAAATAGCAGATACATCATTTCAAGCGATTGTGAAAATGATGGTTGGCAGGGAGATCGGTGAGCGATACCCAACTAGATCAAATAGTATAGGAGATACCGTCTTTGAAGCAAAAGCATTAGCGTGCGATAACATCGTTAACGATGTTAGTTTTTTCGTGAAACAAGGTGAAATCTTAGGTGTTGCTGGTCTCATGGGAGCAGGACGATCAGAATTAATGGAAGCTATATTTGGGTTTCGAAAATTAACGAAAGGAACGATCTATATTAATGGAAAAAAAGTTGATATTAAACACCCAAATGATGCTGTAAAGGCGGGCATTGGTTTTATCACGGAAGATCGTAAATCAAAAGGTTTAGTAATTGATGCTTCGATTAAAGAAAATATTGCTTTAACGAACTTGAAGACGTTATCAAAGAAGGGGGTTATTTATAAAAGGAAAGAAAGAGATCTGGTTAAAAGATTAATGGAAAAATTAAAAGTAAGAGCGACAAGTGAAGAACAGATAGTAAAGTCGTTAAGTGGCGGTAATCAACAAAAAGTAGTTTTAGCAAAGTGGTTAGGTATTCGTCCCAAAATACTCATTTTAGATGAGCCAACTAGAGGAGTGGATATCGGAGCTAAAAAAGAAATTTATACCATCATTAATGAACTTAGTAAAAATGGTGTAGCGATTATTATGGTTTCTTCCGAATTACCAGAAGTGCTAGGGGTCAGCGATAGAGTTATGGTCATGCATGAAGGAAAGATAACTGCTTTTTTTGATCGAACAGAGGCGGATCAGGAAAAGATTATGATGGCAGCTACGGGAGGAGGTCAAACATGA
- the rbsK gene encoding ribokinase, which produces MNNQPKVCVVGSINMDLVIETAKMPQQGETVLGESFATYPGGKGANQAVAAARLGADVRLIGAVGNDPFGKTLMSRLQKEGININGVINDQLLPTGVANIILSDKDNRIIVAPGANSAIVPAVIDKHDLIIRQSHIILLQLEIPLETVLYTVKKAKQYDIPVVVNPAPFQQLPAKLLEYTTYFTPNELEAKAMSNDPLYTSIEEKMIITLGKEGVSFIENGKKQHVESFNVDVKDTTGAGDTFNGAFVTCLAKGLSIAEAVEYANAAAALSITKVGAQEGMPTKEMVEKFIQER; this is translated from the coding sequence ATGAACAATCAACCAAAAGTTTGTGTAGTAGGTAGTATTAATATGGATTTAGTCATCGAAACAGCAAAAATGCCACAACAAGGGGAAACGGTGCTTGGAGAATCCTTTGCAACTTATCCAGGCGGAAAAGGAGCAAACCAAGCTGTTGCAGCAGCTCGTCTTGGAGCAGATGTCCGTTTAATTGGTGCTGTTGGTAATGATCCATTTGGAAAAACATTGATGAGTCGACTCCAAAAAGAAGGGATAAATATAAATGGTGTCATCAATGATCAACTATTACCAACAGGTGTTGCAAATATTATTTTATCAGATAAAGATAACCGCATTATTGTTGCCCCCGGTGCCAATTCAGCTATAGTACCAGCCGTAATCGATAAACATGATTTGATTATTCGTCAGAGTCACATTATCTTATTACAATTAGAAATTCCGTTAGAAACAGTGCTTTATACGGTGAAAAAAGCAAAACAATATGATATTCCTGTCGTCGTTAACCCTGCTCCATTTCAACAGCTTCCAGCTAAACTTTTAGAATACACTACATATTTTACCCCAAATGAACTAGAAGCTAAGGCAATGAGCAACGATCCTTTATATACATCCATAGAAGAAAAAATGATTATAACCCTCGGAAAAGAAGGGGTGTCTTTTATAGAAAATGGTAAAAAACAGCATGTTGAAAGCTTTAACGTAGATGTAAAGGATACAACTGGAGCTGGGGATACATTTAATGGAGCATTTGTAACTTGTCTGGCGAAAGGTCTTTCTATCGCTGAGGCTGTAGAATATGCGAATGCTGCTGCAGCTCTGTCGATTACGAAAGTAGGAGCCCAAGAGGGAATGCCAACGAAAGAAATGGTAGAGAAATTCATTCAGGAAAGGTAA